A region of Salvelinus alpinus chromosome 6, SLU_Salpinus.1, whole genome shotgun sequence DNA encodes the following proteins:
- the LOC139579049 gene encoding lectin-like yields the protein MKFVSLIVIMSLLGTKMALTFHRRTGGDDAPVYLQEETAACDMPRACDLKNYEDWYRLGSYCIKYYKAALNFTEAETQCRSAAPGGHLVSVHNSQANANLLCVVMKNNAKSPRIWLGGFELFQSGNFVWTDGSSWNFEAWTPGEPISRWTSHEDCVEMNWSSIGKWNDHTCFTKKSYVCSFKNRV from the exons ATGAAGTTTGTCAGCCTGATTGTGATAATGTCACTACTTGGGACAAAAATGGCTTTGACATTCCACAGAAGGACTG GTGGCGATGATGCTCCAGTGTATCTCCAGGAGGAGACTGCAGCGTGTGACATGCCCAGAGCCTGTGACCTGAAGAATTATGAAGACTGGTACAGGCTGGGCTCCTACTGCATCAAGTACTACAAGGCTGCACTCAACTTCACCGAAGCGGAG aCACAGTGCAGGTCTGCTGCCCCCGGTGGCCACCTGGTGTCGGTGCATAACAGTCAAGCCAACGCCAACCTGCTTTGCGTGGTGATGAAGAACAACGCCAAAAGCCCTCGCATCTGGCTGGGAGGCTTCGAACTCTTCCAG tCTGGTAACTTTGTGTGGACTGACGGCTCCAGCTGGAACTTTGAGGCGTGGACCCCTGGGGAGCCCATCTCCCGCTGGACGAGCCACGAGGACTGTGTGGAGATGAACTGGAGCA GCATTGGGAAGTGGAACGACCACACGTGTTTCACCAAGAAGAGCTACGTGTGCTCCTTCAAGAACAGAGTTTGA
- the LOC139579050 gene encoding uncharacterized protein, with protein sequence MSEADSQSGSISLIQSMLLRLSTAEDTDQLPNIHTNTHRNTPQHPRTSVETDRGLYVTPQDHNNAELIVKGKLVSGIEDDDDDNDAQLEVLTERDNGLESSDRDSEEREEGNSGILFLNAGSKKLVEEETSESPAVIPRWERRQLLPCPPGLDARPPPPPVPPKRRAKPPLHPTGPPPPPPALDPSQSAPVWGRVVGEGPGCELRPTGHGRGPGGQEEDMLSSSGDRLSMYSAVILKSEHRFSQPLLDPTLDSTAQRGGGVQQLETTVSVATQDPSQLRGKDIGRPPKASEPVGMGVMGVPKPLESIAPKPLIPQPPHRNRSLPQGPERRAQDSTDGSASSGSETRDIPPDLQSIPPETEGVREPPEPSKHIADGSESSRTPAEFRCNTEEGGLLEGGRNLEGTHEVVVQDTATWGGGGVLGSKHPNIKTMKGGKVKKFAKKMISRWKQSREEKRGNGEIQEDDGEKEVESEMPLVNLRQDRHSVRLHTKMSVIEEEEDEEEKRSSEAAPPMMEPPSQAETERKPVGQRAHFQSSISSFKFNFSPISLVDEILTGEEWSPFLSIKNSPAPSPSVYQSEAACQHGGDEGDQLKTEPESRLPNDVQHNHEDIGHSLYEDVHFSQTSPKEIVDNQSDNRQQEVDNNNDTGTDAIAVIKPKILLDNDAAEESELDHSRHISKDIHDSESPIRNQSKDHLDFSCVKSLGVLDSSAQKHKIRLSKKRKHRLPGLKTRKTFRIRRTAIKAPQIKFLKPSPPPTLSPTSPPSSSSSCSSPSYVFPSSVFYNIPPSAEEQDPVTTPTQDNLSVETTESSRKPDSSPKPPLSKFLTALRDKTKRK encoded by the exons atgtctGAGGCGGACAGTCAATCTGGAAGTATATCTCTGATCCAGTCCATGCTGCTCAGACTGAGCACTGCAGAAGACACGGATCAACTTCctaacatacacactaacacacaccgtAACACACCCCAACACCCCAGAACCTCAGTGGAAACAGACAGGGGATTATATGTGACCCCTCAGGACCACAATAATGCAGAGCTCATAGTCAAAGGGAAGCTTGTTTCAGGgattgaggatgatgatgatgataatgatgcaCAATTGGAAGTTCTGACTGAGAGGGACAACGGTCTGGAATCATCAGACAGGGattcagaggagagagaagaggggaattcCGGCATTCTGTTTTTGAATGCAGGATCGAAAAAACTGGTCGAAGAGGAAACCAGCGAATCCCCTGCTGTGATTCCCAGATGGGAGAGAAGGCAGTTGCTACCCTGTCCCCCTGGCCTGGATGCCAGACCCCCGCCTCCCCCCGTTCCCCCCAAGAGGAGGGCTAAACCACCGCTACACCCTACAGGGCCACCGCCCCCTCCTCCAGCCCTCGACCCTAGCCAGAGTGCCCCTGTGTGGGGGAGAGTGGTAGGCGAGGGCCCAGGCTGTGAGCTGAGGCCTACAGGGCATGGGAGAGGGCCTGGAGGCCAGGAGGAGGATATGCTGTCATCCTCAGGGGATAGGCTGTCTATGTACTCAGCTGTCATCCTCAAGTCAGAACACCGATTCTCACAGCCCCTTCTGGATCCTACTCTGGACTCTACAGcacagaggggtgggggggtgcagCAGTTAGAGACGACTGTGTCCGTGGCAACACAGGACCCTTCCCAGCTGAGGGGGAAGGATATAGGGCGCCCCCCTAAAGCCTCTGAGCCGGTGGGGATGGGGGTAATGGGGGTACCCAAACCGTTGGAATCGATCGCACCCAAGCCGCTTATACCCCAACCTCCACACAGAAACAGATCTCTGCCCCAGGGACCTGAGAGGAGAGCCCAGGACAGCACAGATGGAAGTGCCTCTTCTGGGTCTGAAACGAGAGACATCCCCCCAGACCTCCAGTCTATACctccagagacagagggagtcagAGAACCACCAGAGCCTAGCAAACACATCGCAGATGGGAGCGAGAGCTCCAGAACCCCTGCCGAGTTTCGGTGTAACACGGAGGAGGGAGGTTTGTTGGAAGGGGGGAGGAATTTAGAAGGCACACATGAAGTTGTGGTTCAGGACACTGCAACATGGGGTGGTGGGGGTGTGCTTGGGTCGAAACACCCGAATATTAAGACAATGAAGGGAGGAAAGGTGAAGAAATTTGCCAAGAAGATGATTAGCAGATGGAAGCAGAgtcgagaggagaagagagggaatggAGAGATTCAGGAGGACGACGGAGAAAAAGAGGTGGAGAGCGAAATGCCATTG GTGAACCTCCGTCAAGATCGACATTCAGTCAGGTTGCATACTAAAATGTCCGtcatagaggaagaggaggacgaagaggagaagaggagtagTGAGGCTGCTCCACCAATGATGGAGCCGCCCAGCCAAGCTGAGACGGAGAGGAAGCCTGTGGGACAGCGTGCACATTTTCAGAg CTCCATCAGCTCTTTCAAGTTCAACTTCAGTCCCATCAGCTTGGTGGACGAGATTCTAACAGGAGAGGAGTGGTCACCATTCCTGTCCATTAAGAACAGTCCCGCCCCCTCACCGTCCGTTTACCAATCAGAGGCTGCTTGCCAACACGGTGGTGATGAAGGCGACCAATTAAAGACTGAACCAGAGTCGCGCCTCCCCAACGACGTTCAACATAACCACGAGGACATAGGCCATTCTTTATATGAGGATGTTCACTTCAGCCAAACAAGTCCGAAGGAGATTGTGGACAACCAATCGGACAACAGACAACAGGAAGTAGACAACAACAATGACACTGGAACTGATGCCATTGCTGTCATCAAACCGAAGATACTATTGGACAATGATGCAGCGGAGGAGAGTGAGTTGGACCACTCCAGACACATATCTAAGGACATCCATGACTCTGAGTCCCCCATaaggaaccaatcaaaggaccaTCTTGACTTCTCCTGTGTTAAG tCCCTTGGAGTTCTGGACAGTTCTGCTCAGAAACATAAAATTCGTCTGAGCAAAAAGAGAAAGCACAGACTTCCGGGGCTAAAGACGAGAA AGACCTTCAGGATAAGACGCACTGCAATCAAAGCCCCTCAAATCAAATTCCTcaaaccctctcctcctcccaccctctctcccacatcacccccttcttcctcctcttcctgctcctctccctcctatGTCTTTCCGTCCTCTGTTTTCTACAACATCCCTCCGTCTGCTGAAGAACAGGACCCTGTGACAACACCGACACAGGACAACCTCTCTGTTGAG accacTGAAAGCAGCAGAAAGCCAGATTCAAGTCCCAAGCCACCTCTGTCCAAGTTCTTGACAGCCCTGAGAGACAAAACCAAGAGGAAATAA